One Veillonellaceae bacterium genomic window carries:
- the hydF gene encoding [FeFe] hydrogenase H-cluster maturation GTPase HydF, with amino-acid sequence MQETPKGSRLHIAIFGRRNAGKSSLINALTKQEVALVSDVPGTTTDPVAKAMEIPPIGPVVIIDTAGVDDVGQLGEMRVQRTKDVLSKADIAVLVIDATAELSQFELDFVTGIKDRDIPVIGVMNKSDMVIQPESSIPAYEEKTGLKFVIVSALTGQGIEELKSCIIEKAPSDWEGPPIIGDLIDKGDTVILVVPIDSAAPRGRLILPQVQTLRDIIDNDACGLIVKENQLAGSLALLRTPPKLVVTDSQIFKQVDQATPNDVALTSFSVLFARHKGDLATFAAGAKAIQALKPGDKVLIAEACTHHRQQDDIGTVKIPRWLNQAVGGELSYTWISGGQFPADLQQYKLVVHCGACMITRREMLNRLSVIRKSSVPIVNYGLLIAYLNGILDRALAPFPEIKQIISQ; translated from the coding sequence ATGCAAGAAACTCCTAAAGGTTCCCGTTTGCATATTGCTATATTTGGCCGGCGGAATGCTGGTAAATCAAGCCTTATCAATGCGTTGACTAAGCAAGAGGTTGCTTTAGTATCTGATGTTCCGGGAACGACTACCGACCCAGTTGCTAAAGCAATGGAAATACCACCGATTGGCCCTGTTGTGATTATCGATACGGCCGGAGTTGATGATGTTGGTCAACTTGGTGAAATGCGTGTTCAGCGAACCAAAGATGTGCTGAGTAAGGCTGATATTGCTGTTCTGGTTATTGATGCAACTGCCGAATTAAGTCAGTTTGAGTTGGATTTTGTAACTGGGATTAAAGATCGTGATATACCAGTTATCGGAGTAATGAACAAAAGTGATATGGTAATTCAGCCTGAATCGAGTATTCCGGCCTACGAAGAAAAGACAGGGCTGAAATTTGTGATAGTAAGCGCTTTGACTGGGCAAGGTATCGAGGAGTTAAAAAGTTGTATCATTGAAAAAGCACCGTCTGATTGGGAAGGGCCGCCAATAATCGGTGATTTAATCGATAAAGGCGATACTGTTATACTAGTAGTACCAATTGATTCAGCAGCGCCTAGGGGCCGGTTGATCTTGCCCCAGGTACAAACGCTGCGGGATATTATTGACAATGACGCGTGCGGTCTAATTGTAAAAGAAAATCAATTAGCGGGAAGCCTGGCACTGCTCCGGACTCCGCCCAAATTAGTAGTAACCGACTCGCAGATTTTTAAGCAAGTGGACCAAGCTACACCGAATGATGTTGCATTAACATCATTTTCAGTGCTGTTTGCACGGCATAAAGGCGACTTGGCGACTTTTGCTGCCGGCGCTAAGGCTATACAAGCTCTGAAACCTGGCGACAAGGTATTAATAGCTGAGGCCTGCACCCACCATCGTCAGCAAGACGATATCGGCACAGTTAAAATTCCCCGTTGGCTGAATCAAGCTGTCGGCGGTGAGTTAAGCTATACCTGGATCTCTGGTGGCCAATTTCCGGCCGATTTACAGCAATATAAGCTTGTTGTCCATTGTGGAGCATGCATGATTACCCGGCGGGAAATGCTAAACAGGTTAAGTGTTATACGGAAGAGCTCCGTACCAATCGTTAATTATGGCCTGCTGATTGCCTATCTTAATGGCATCCTTGACCGGGCATTAGCGCCTTTTCCCGAGATTAAGC
- a CDS encoding ParB/RepB/Spo0J family partition protein: MNKQARGLGRGLDALLSGATSHDQDVNEIDVQGIKPNPFQPRRVFDDEAMAELIQSVKQYGVIQPVVVRKTLKGYELVAGERRWRASKAAGLKKIPAVVREYTDAEMTEIALIENLQRQNLNPVEEALAYRSLMEKFGLTQEEVAKKIGRSRSLIANTIRLLNLPKTIQEYVSRGTLSMGQAKPLLTLESAELQIEAAEMIIEEDLSARDAEELVRRLAAKPRQQRQQQQPAEDKDIFVVEVEDRLKLLLGTQVKIKPGKLKSKIEIEFYTAEDLDRIIEVLTAQQMAAATKPRGAFIV, from the coding sequence ATGAATAAACAAGCCCGTGGTTTAGGGCGCGGTTTAGATGCACTGTTGTCTGGAGCAACGTCTCATGACCAGGATGTAAATGAGATAGACGTGCAAGGAATCAAGCCTAATCCATTTCAGCCCCGGCGGGTTTTTGATGATGAAGCAATGGCAGAGCTTATTCAGTCTGTAAAACAGTATGGGGTTATCCAACCAGTTGTTGTCCGAAAGACACTTAAAGGGTATGAACTGGTAGCTGGTGAAAGGCGCTGGCGGGCATCTAAAGCAGCAGGATTAAAAAAAATTCCGGCGGTTGTTCGTGAATATACTGATGCTGAAATGACTGAGATAGCCCTGATTGAGAATTTGCAGCGTCAAAACTTAAATCCGGTGGAGGAAGCACTGGCATATCGCAGCTTAATGGAAAAGTTCGGATTAACCCAAGAGGAGGTAGCCAAAAAGATTGGCCGCAGCCGGTCCCTTATAGCCAATACTATTAGGCTTTTAAATCTTCCTAAAACCATTCAAGAATATGTTTCACGTGGAACATTATCAATGGGCCAAGCTAAACCGCTCTTAACATTAGAGTCTGCGGAACTCCAGATAGAGGCTGCCGAGATGATAATTGAGGAAGACCTTTCGGCTCGTGATGCAGAGGAACTTGTTCGGCGGCTAGCCGCTAAACCCCGTCAACAGCGACAGCAGCAACAACCTGCGGAAGATAAGGATATATTCGTTGTCGAGGTCGAGGATCGCTTAAAACTCTTGCTCGGCACACAAGTAAAAATTAAACCGGGTAAACTCAAGAGTAAGATTGAAATAGAATTTTATACAGCCGAGGATCTCGACCGAATTATTGAAGTGCTGACTGCCCAGCAAATGGCTGCTGCAACCAAGCCCCGCGGTGCATTCATTGTTTAA